A genomic stretch from Methylorubrum extorquens includes:
- the atpE gene encoding ATP synthase subunit c, whose product MDPVAAKYIGAGLACLGMAGASIGLGNLFGQFYAGALRNPSAADSQRTNLLLGFALTEALGIFSLLVALLLLFAV is encoded by the coding sequence ATGGATCCCGTCGCTGCGAAGTACATCGGCGCCGGTCTCGCCTGCCTCGGCATGGCGGGCGCCAGCATCGGCCTCGGCAACCTGTTCGGCCAGTTCTACGCGGGCGCCCTGCGCAACCCGTCGGCCGCCGATAGCCAGCGCACCAACCTCCTCCTGGGCTTCGCGCTCACCGAGGCGCTCGGCATCTTCTCGCTGCTCGTCGCGCTGCTGCTCCTCTTCGCCGTCTGA